From the genome of Erinaceus europaeus chromosome 1, mEriEur2.1, whole genome shotgun sequence:
GGCATCCTCTACCTGGAGGACCCCGTCAACCACGTGAGGACAGGGCCTGACCTGGTGGGGTGATGTGGTGAGAGCCCCTGCTTCACAGATGCTTTGGTCTCTTCTAGGAATGGTACCCCCACTACTTTGTCCTGACCAGCAACAAGATCTATTACTCTGAGGAGACCAGCAGTGACCAGGGCAATGAGGATGAAGAGGAGCCCAAGGAGGTGAGGGGTGGGCCCAGGACTGGGGGCCGGGCTGGGGTCACAGTCACTGAATGTCTTTACTGTTGCCCCACCCCCTCACAGGCCAGTGGCAGCACAGAGCTGCACTCCAATGAGAAGTGGTTCCATGGGAAGCTTGGGGCAGGACGGGATGGGCGGCACATTGCTGAGCGGCTGCTTACCGAATACTGTATTGAAACTGGGGCCCCGGACGGCTCCTTTCTAGTGCGCGAGAGTGAGACCTTCGTGGGCGACTATACCCTCTCTTTCTGGTAACCCACCCTCAGTGTGTCTGAACATAGCTAAGCACTGCTCAGAGTTGCCATGGTCCAAGTTTCGGTTGGTGTTCTGGGCTTTCCTGAGATATCCCTTCACATACACGTTTATACAcacttaacactttttttttaattaacatgaTGCTCCTACCCAGTCCACAAGCTCCTTAAACTTGCTTTCCTCTTTGAGACTTGGTTCCTAacttggggtggggctgggtgttCAGGACTTGAGATCTGCTTCTTACTGTCTGTCTTGTCTTCCCTCAGGCGGAATGGGAAAGTCCAGCACTGCCGGATCCACTCACGGCAGGATGCTGGTACCCCCAAGTTCTTCTTGACAGACAACCTTGTCTTTGACTCGCTCTATGACCTCATCACACACTACCAGCAGGTGCCCCTGCGCTGCAACGAATTTGAGATGCGCCTCTCAGAGCCTGTCCCACAGACCAATGCCCATGAGAGcaaagagtgagggagggaggccaTGGGGGTGAGGTGGGTTGGAGGGCTGGTGGGGGATGCCCAGGGTCTGACTGGGACCTGTCCTCAGGTGGTACCACGCCAGTCTCACCAGAGCACAAGCTGAGCATATGCTGATGCGTGTCCCTCGTGATGGAGCATTTCTGGTGCGGAAACGGAATGAGCCCAATTCATATGCAATCTCTTTCCGGTGAGGCTGTggccctgggtgctggggggcgggggtggcatGGGGGTGCTTATGCCTGGATCTGGGCTCCCCTGACTCTTATGACTGTTCCATTTCTGTCAAGTGCTGAGGGCAAGATCAAGCATTGCCGTGTCCAGCAGGAGGGCCAGACAGTGATGCTGGGCAACTCAGAGTTTGACAGCCTGGTTGACCTTATCAGCTACTATGAGAAGCATCCACTGTACCGCAAGATGAAACTGCGCTACCCCATCAATGAAGAAGCACTAGAGAAGATTGGCACAGCGGTGAGGGGCACAGTAGGCAGCAGAGTCGGGAAGGAGTGTGTAGCCTTCATAGACACCTGGACTAACTGTTGGACAGGCCCAGAATCTGTCAAGTCTTTAGATGGCCTGGCTTTACAGGACAGAGGGCCCTGGGTGTCACAGCTCCTAGGAGGGTCACTTAGACCTATTGGGAGCCATAGTGAGGTTAGCAAGGCATCCTGGAAGGAGAGAGTGACACTTGTGTCTACAAGGCTGAGTGTTGTGTAGGAAGGTGAAGAGGTTAGGCGGTGTCCAAGAGATCCCTGTGAACCGCAGTATGGGGTGAGGTCTCAGCTCACAGAAAGGGGAGGCCTAATGAGAGAGACTTGTCCAACTGGACTGAGAATGCACTCTGTCCTGGGGCAGGGAGTCCCACAGAAGTGTGGTTATAAGAATGATACCAGTTAAGAAGGCAGGAGTTATAAGGGCTTCAGTCTAACGTCATAGCTGTAGACAGAAGGAAAGGCTATATGACAGGAGATCCCATTAAGATTCTTGTTATCAGTGGGCCCAGGTGGGAAAGGACTGTCATCCACTGGGGGTAAGGGACTCACCTTGACAAGTGAACCATCAAGCACCAACACTGAATGTGTAGTCCTGGGGCTTGAATGGCTACAGATCCCTCAGAAGCAGTTTGGGCCTTAAGAATATAGAAAAGGACGGGACAAAAGCAGGCACCTGCAGCCATCCTCACTGAGGTTGGGGGACCCCCAGTATCATAGTTGCCAGTGAAGGGAACAGGGTTGGTGGCTGGTACACTGGGAGAATGGAGGCATGTGGGAACAATGCCTCTGACATTGACATACCTCAATCTGTCCCATTTCTAGGAACCAGACTATGGGGCCTTATATGGGGGCAACCCTGGCTTCTACGTAGAGGCAAACCCTATGCCGACTTTCAAGGTACAATGCCTGAGCACAGGAAACAGAGGAGGGTCTTGTGGGGCATGCATTTCTCTGTTCATGGGCCATCTGTGGTCTTTGTGGAGAAGTGGTGTTTGTGGTTTTCTGAGGCTCAAGAGGTTGTGAGAAGTGTGTGGTTGGTGTATGACCGCAGCGCTCAACCCCACTCCCTGATTCCTCTTCCTGAGGGGTCACCACTGACCTTTCAGACAACCCCCCAGGGTAACATACCCTCATCTCCCTGGGTGGCAGCAGAGTGGGGGCAGGGCACACTGGCCAGAACACTTTGTTCTCAGCTACTCCACTTCATGGAGGTCAGTCAAGATCTTCCTCTTTTTGTCCTCCACCTCCCCATATAAGGAGTCTGGGCTGATGAGTGTCTTCTCTGTTTCCAGATGAGGGATGACAGGATCCTGGATTTCTAGGCTCCAGGGAGCACTTAGAGTGCCTGCAGACACATCTTCCTAAGTCCTCATTCCTAAGTCTTGGGGTAGATTCTGACcgacctcagggtcagggagggtgctTTCAAGGTCCCACACTATATATACACACTGAGGAACTTGCAGCAGAAaaccagtgtctttttttttttttttttctttattggggaattaatgttttacattcaacagtaaatacaaaagtttgtacatgcataacatttctcagtttttcatataacaatacaacccccactaggacctctgtcatccttcttggacctgtattctcccccccacccaccccagagtcttttactttggtgcaatacaccaattccagttcaggttctacttgtgagaAAACCAGTGTCTGTTCAGTCATAATTGCTCTGGAATTTCCTACAGGGAGGCAGGAACTGATATGAGTCATGCTGTTGACAGTCGCGGGACCTCTGCTCCTGAGCGTTGACTGGGAAGCCCAAGCATCTGTCATCTGAGACCCCCGTCAGGGGAACTACTTGGGAAGCACTGTGTTCTGACTGGCATTTCTTATGTCTGCAGTGTGCGGTCAAAGCCCTCTTTGACTACAAGGCCCAGAGAGAGGATGAGCTGACTTTCACCAAGAGTGCCATCATCCAGAACGTGGAGAAACAAGATGGTGGCTGGTAAGCCTGGTCCCTGGGCCTGAGAGCCTGTCATGTGACAGGCCAGGGAGGTAccatttgtggatttttttttctttttttagtactcTCTCTATATACTAGCTGTGCCTGCTTTGGCCTGGTTCAGTGTGGAGTCCTTGACAAGGAGCCCTTCTAAGGGCTGGGGATGGTTGCTGTGGGTCAACACTGATGGTTCCTTCCCACAGGTGGCGTGGGGACTATGGTGGGAAGAAGCAGCTGTGGTTCCCGTCCAACTACGTTGAAGAGATGGTCAGCCCAGCCGCCCTGGAGCCTGAAAGGGAGGTGAGGCCAAACCCCATTAGTGGGTGGGTTTGCACTCCCAGATTCTCTTCATGTGCACCCATCCTGCCACACAGTGCCAGGTGCGCCCGTGCCTGCAGACACTCACCACACTCCTGTGGTATCCATGGTGCCCACACACATGTGCCATGTTTATCTGATTGCTGTACAGTGGGAAAATGTATTTGTCTCCCCACATGCATGTGTACAGCAGAGATGCTGACGAGACTGTGGGCTTTCCTTCCTGTAGCACTTGGACGAGAACAGCCCCTTGGGGGACTTGCTGCGGGGGGTCTTGGATGTGCCAGCTTGTCAGATTGGTgagccccttcccctctcaaccaCTGTTCCTCAGGGTCAGAGTCTCCTTTATGGCTCTTTCCATGTTTGAGGGAGGAAGCCAGTAACTGAACCCCCAAAGGCTGTCCTCACTGTGAGCTCTCCCCTCACTTGGATACCCTCTTGACACTCCCAGCTTTGTTTCCTGCATGCTCCACAGCTGATGCTGATGGCTCGCTCACATCCACAGCCTGATGGGTTGGGTTGTGGGTATGGCAGATGTGAAGGTGGGAGGACGTGGTCCAGGTTAAAGGCATCAGACAGACAAACTAGGATTTGAATTCTGGCCCACCGCTCCTGGCAGTGATTTGCCCAAGTTGTAAGCGTCCTCAGATGGACCTAGCAGAGCAGTACCACTTCCCCTCACAGGTGTAATTCAGGGAGCCAGTCTCTTGGGCTGTGAAGCATAGGGACATGGGAATGTCTGTTATCTTCTCCCCAGCCATCCGTCCTGAAGGCAAGAATAGCAGGCTCTTCGTCTTCTCCATCAGCATGCCTTCAGTTGCACAATGGTCCCTGGATGTCGCTGCTGACTCCCAGGAGGAGCTGCAGGATTGGGTGAAAAAGATCCGTGAAGTAGCTCAGACTGCAGATGCCAGGGTGAGATCCTGCTGGAGCTTAAGAAGGTGCTGGGTGTGGGCAGCATGAGTCTGTTGGGTTGTTAAGGCCTGCAGCCCCTCAAAGCAGTTGGGCTGCCATACCACAGTCCCTAGGCAGGAATCTAGAGGAAACAGACACCAGTGATGCGGCACGTTTAGTGTGTGTTAAGTTTGAGATTTTCATGGGCCATCCAAGCTATCAGCTTAGTGGCTAGTTGGGCACAcagacagctgagtagtatttatgGTCTGGGAGCATGGGTAGATCCCAGAGGCTTTGAAATTTGGTATCGGCTAGCAAGAGGGCTTGATATGTGAGGGTGGGGCCTACTGTGCAGAGAGCAGTGGAAATAAAGATGTTGGATATGTCCATTAGACTTGGCAGCAGCACGTGGCCCTGTGTCATGAACTGTGCCATGGCTGGGACTGGATGGCATTGGGGACTGTGGGGTGGCTTAGGACAAAGCCTCTATAAAGCCCAGCTCACAGATGTTTGAgacatctggggaggtgggaggagatGGAGCTCAAGCTTAGTTGAAAAAGGACCAGCCTTCTAGAGAAGCGGAGGCCTCTTCCATTgaattggggggaaggggagatggagagaaggaaatagTCACAAAGATAAGGATGTTCCCCCCAACATAAGGATCTGTGGCTCCTTTGGATAACAGGCCCCTGTGACCTAGCAGAGAATGGTCAGGGTGCTGAGAGTTTGACCCATGGTGTGGCCTTGGATGGAAAAGATGGGGCCACTTCTGAAGGGACCACTGTAGCTTAGATATGGCCTTGGTAGCAACACATTCTCCTGTGACATATCTGATTGGGCCATGGCAGTGGAAGGATTATTTTTAGCACATAGAAGACTGAAATCCAGATACCTGAGTTCCCAAAATAAAGTTGTATGTGTTGGAGGGGAGGTAGCAGCTAGGTACTAAATAGTgacagtgggggttgggtggtagcacagtgggttaggcacaggtggtgcaaagcgcaaagaccagtgtaaggatcctggttcgtgcccctggctccccacctgcagggggaattgattcacagacagtgaagcaggtctgcaggtgtctgtctttctcttcccctctctgtcctgtccaacaacgacatcagtaacaacaataataataactacaacaatggcaacaaaagggaatgttaaaaaaaatagctacagTACATTACAGGGAAGGGCAGACTGCCCTAGGACCCTGAGGTGCCACTGGGCATAAGTGGTGGTGAGGGTTCAATTCCCTTAATGTCTTGGAGGATATTTGTATCCTCAGGCAGACAAGGACTAATGTGAGACTGATGACAAAGGGCCCTTGTTTACTCTCCAGTGGGGTTTGGAAAGTGCATGGGAGGTGGATACAGTGTGTGTAGTGTACACTCCAGCCAGGGGCTAATGGGTCTGTCTTGTATGTCATCAGCTCACAGAGGGAAAGATGATGGAGCGAAGGAAGAAGATTGCTTTGGAGCTCTCTGAGCTAGTAGTCTACTGCCGACCTGTTCCCTTCGATGAAGAGAGTAAGCCAGGGGTGtagggcagggctgggcagggcgcATGGGTGCCCTCTGTGGTGATGCATGAGGTGCTAAGCCCCTTTATACAGCCTGTCGTGGGAGCCCAGCCTGGGGCTGAGCTCTGTAAACATTCTCCCTCTTTGGCCCAGAGATTGGCACAGAACGTGCCTGCTACCGGGACATGTCGTCTTTCCCGGAAACCAAGGCTGAAAAATATGTGAACAAAGCAAAAGGCAAGAAATTCCTTCAGTACAACCGGTTGCAGCTCTCTCGAATCTACCCGAAGGGCCAGCGCCTGGACTCCTCCAACTATGACCCCTTGCCCATGTGGATCTGCGGCAGTCAGCTAGTGGCCCTCAACTTCCAGACCCCAGGTGAGAAGGTGCCTTGTGGGGCAGGATGGGTGTTGCTTGTGCAATAGTTGGGCTAGAGCCTGCTACCTGGCTTTTCCAGACAAACCTATGCAGATGAACCAGGCGCTTTTCATGGCCGGAGGGCACTGTGGCTACGTGCTGCAGCCAAGCACCATGCGGGAGGAGGCATTCGACCCCTTTGACAAGAGTAGCCTCCGAGGGCTGGAGCCATGTGCCATCAGCATCGAGGTAGGTGGTTCTCATTTGGGCTTCTGGAGGGGAAGTGGGCCCCCCTCCTGGGGTTTTTGTGTATGCTAAGCCAGCTTTCTGGGAGGGAAGGCTGGATGCCAGTTTACATGAGTGGGGACGGGACACGGGACTGTCCTCAAGGTGGAAAGGCAGCTACAGACCTCGGCCATGGGGCTGGGCTCTGCCTGGCATAGACGAAGCAGCTGGATTAAACATGACCAGTTCTTGACACTAAGGAGTCAGACTGTCCATGAGGCCAAACCTTCCGTAGCCATTCCCTGGCAGAAGATGAACAGGAAGCTGTTGGTGAGCCAGGACTTGTGCCAGGATTTCCTACTGACCCTTGGGCCTGCAAGCTCTCATGGGTAGCAGTCCTTGGCAGAGTGTTCTGCAAGATGAGCTGAGCTTCTCAGGGAGCTGAGTCTATTTTTTATCCAACAATGAGTAGTTGAAAAGACTTCCATGTTAAAAACAGGCATCTTTAACATGAAGTAGACTGCAAAACTTACATGTGAATCTTCACTGGTGGCAGCTGTGCTTAGAGCTGTAGCAGCTTCAGGGACTCAACAGCCCATGCCCTCGGGGCCAGCAGAGGGCGCACTGCCTCCACTCTGCAGTGGTGACTGATCAGGGAGTACCACTCAGGGCCCATATTTGCCTACCTCACAGGTGCTGGGGGCCCGGCATCTCCCAAAGAATGGCCGAGGCATTGTGTGTCCTTTTGTGGAGATTGAGGTGGCTGGAGCTGAGTATGACAGCACCAAGCAAAAGACAGAGTTTGTGGGTAAGTCTGTTTCCCACTTACCACACTCATCTCCCTGGGTCCAGTGAAGGCCCCTCCACACTGGTGGTGACACTTGTCCCTCTTAAGGTGGCCTGAAGCCTCTGTCCTTGCTTTCACAGTTGACAATGGACTGAACCCTGTGTGGCCGGCCAAGCCCTTCCACTTTCAGATCAGTAACCCTGAATTTGCCTTCCTGCGCTTTGTGGTGTATGAGGAAGACATGTTCAGTGACCAGAACTTCCTGGCACAAGCCACCTTTCCAGTGAGAGGCCTGAAAACAGGTGAGGCCCCCACGACCCTGAGGGGGAGGAAGCCGGGTCCCCTTCTTGGGTTTGTCCTGGGTTAAGAGCAGGCTCTCCTCCTAGGATACAGAGCAGTGCCTTTAAAGAACAACTACAGTGAGGACCTGGAGTTGGCCTCCCTGCTTGTCAAGATCGACATTTTCCCTGCCAAGGTAACTATGGTCTCCAGGGAGGTGAGAGCCAGCCACGAGATAGAGGGGAGGTGCTGACCATGTGTGTCCTTGCCTATGTCGAAGCAGGAGAACGGAGACTTCAGTCCTTTTAATGGTGCATCCCTTCGGGAGCGGGGCTCCGATGCCTCTAACCAGCTATTTCATGGCCGGGTCCGAGAAGGCTCCTTTGAAGCCCGCTATCAGCAGCCATTTGAGGACTTCCACATCTCCCAAGAGCATCTCTCAGACCATTTCGACAGTAGGGAACGAAGGTGAGAGGCTGTGGAGGGTAACAGTGGTTTGCACttgtgtgggggccaggggatgggggtggggatgtggTGCTGGAGAGACAAAACAAGGAAGGACTTAGTCCTCCTTGTTCAGTATCTCCAGGCTAGGTAGGTTATAATTGCTTGGCTGAGGGCTGTCAGGCTCCCTGCAGATAATGATACTCTCCCCTTTTGTCCAGGGCCCCACGCAGGACTCGGGTCAACGGAGACAACCGACTCTAGTTGTGCCCAGCAGGTGCTCTGCGCCTCGTGgaatgccaggacctgggttctttGGCAGTGGCCTGCCGTGGCTGCCTTCCTGGCCTCGCGGCCTGGAGCCTGATCCCAGCAGGGAACGCTAGACAAAACCAAGCCATTAATGAGATGTATTACTGTTTTGGGCCTCCATGCCCCAACGCTGGGTGAAGGCAAAAACTGTACTGTGTCTcatattaagcacacacatctgGCCCTGACTTCTGGAGATAGAGCCTCCCATCTTGTGGGCCCAAGACCGTAGCCCCTTGGAGAGACAGGCTGCCTCAGCTGGAGGCACAGGAGGCTCTAAGGAGCCACTAACATTCCTGAGAgtggaggagcagcagcagctttgCTGGGCCAGGGAAACAAGTTTACATTGTCCTGTAGCTTTAAAACCACAGCCAGGCAGGGTGGGAGGACAGACGCCCCTGCAGTTTGGCCCTGGAGCCAGGGCAGAGGAGCACAGGGGCTCTGCCTGCCCGAGGAAGACACAGCACAAGGGCACATTGCCCATGGCTGGGAATGCTCCCCAGCCTGAAAGATACAGGGGATCATGTTAAAAATAGcagtattatttttcttctccgTGGTATTGTAACTTATTTACTTCTCACCCTGAGAAGGAAGCCTTGGAGCAGAGCCTCCCAGAAGAGAGCAGCAGGCAGACTGCCTGCTGTGCCGGGGGAGGAGGGCTCAGTGTCTAGTGGGAAGGCACCATCAAGACTGCGGTGAGGGCTGAGAAGAGAAGAAATAGCAAAGCCTATTCTGGTGAGTCAAAGACGACTCAGTATACTTTCCCTTAGGAATGAAAGGAAGATTGAGGAGGTACCTACCTTGTGGGTAGGTTGGGGGAGACAGGCAATCAGGTGCTGGCCGAAGCTGCTGTGCTCGTGGCAGTTTCTGTGTTGTTGACAAAAGATCTGAGGACACGGGAAGGCAGCCACTACCTGTGAGGGTAGAGGCTGGGGTCCAGGCCCATGGGTGCAAAGGTGCCTGACAGCATAGCCAGCATCCAGCACACGCAGACCCACGGCCCACATTTGGACTCTGGGTTGGCCATTTGCTAGTTCTGCTGCCCTCTTAAGATCTGACTGCCAAATAAATCATCCTCATgtcctttttccttttaacttGTGTGCTTTTTATGGGGGCTCAGGAAAGCCCGTTTGGAAATTTGTCAAAGGTAAGTGCCTGGCAGTTGTTCATCAGTACAAGTGAGTTGGAAGTTTCCAGGTTGAGCAGAATTTTCTTCCTGCACTGAGATGTGTGGCTGCACCTTTTCTCCTGCAGCCTGCCTGGTGGCAAGCACAGGCCTCTATGGTTGGCTGACTTTGGTGCTAGTCCCTTCCCAGTTCCATAGAAACTTCTTTTAAAACAGTATTGCATTCAAGTATAAGTTTCCCCTCTGGCTTTTTCTATATCTTCTTGTAGTGAGAATCTGTAacggtggtgtggggtattgaacctgaaactttggagcctctttaCTTAGCCATTTATGGTACCTGCCCCAGGCTCTATTTTCATAGTGTTGACATAGTTAAGAAATGACATCTGACAAAGTTGCCTGATGGGTATGGATAGGCTTGAAAATCTAGCACAGGGAACCTGGGAAGACCAGTCATTGAAGaaatgcagcttttttttttttttaaattagtgcatCCCTGGTGGTACAGGTTGTAGTTCTGGagagataaatttatttttgcaggagttgggcggtagtgcagcagattaagcgcacgtggcgcaaggaccggcataatgatcctggttcaagcccccagctccccacctgcagggaaatcgattcacaggcggtgaagcaggtctgcgggtgtctatctctctgtcctatccaacatcaacaatatcaataacaacaataactacaaaggacaacaaaagggaaaataaatattttttaaaaaattatttttgcaagGCAAGCTCAAAGACTTTTCCCAAGTTCACTCTGGAGTCAGTCCTGGTACCTTGGCTAAGCCTTGGGGAAGCAGCTTTGTGCTGAATCTAAAAAGCCCAGGCCTTTTAGAGCTGTTGTGGATCCCTGAGTCAAGAGGTTATAGGAGCCCTATCACTCTGGTTTTTGCTGGCTGGCCCCTTAGTTTTCTTCCAAGAGTCTGTCTACTAGGGACACGCAGGCTGGGTTCAAAGTATCTTGTCTTGACTTTAACCTAGTAGACGTGTATGCTCAGCACTACCTGAAGCCAAGAACACTTCATTATAAAGGCTTCTCTGTGGTCCTGGGCATAGAGGGCAGGGGCTCCCTCCTGATTGGGCACATTCTGAAGTTAACCTGAAAACTAGGCCAGGGACTAGAAATTTAACGTTTTTCAATTTGAGCTCTTCATCTCTCACCATTTGTGTCCTGATGAGAAAAAACAGTGGCCCTTGAACAATGTGTTTGAACTGTATGGAACCATTTATAGGGACTGTGCTCCCACCTGGCATATGTAGAACCCAGCTAACCTTGAATTTTTGACTCCCACCTGGCATATGTAGAACCCAACTAACCTTGAATTTTTGACTTCTAGGGAGCATGGGTCCTCTGTGTTGAAGTGTCAACTGCATTCCAGGTTATCTTTCGAAATTAGTTTATGGAACAACACCAGGTCACACTTCCTTTGCATTTCAATTAAATGGATCAAGTCCTATATCAGACTGATCATCCTTTCTTCACTGAGTCCTCATACTCTTGTCAGTCTGGCTGCTGGGAGGGTCTCAAGAAAGCCCACACAGCACCCTTTCCAGGCCATCACTTCAACACATTTCAGGGTTGTGCCCAAGTCTGCACCACCATAGAATTCAGCCAGTTGACCTGGGGATCCACAACAGCTCTAAAGGGTCTGGGTTTTTTAGATTAAACACAAAGCTGCTTCCCTAGGGGTTGTTAAATTGGTCTCCAGAAGGGCTGAGTTAGGGACTATGTGGGTCAGAGCACCAGGCTAGGACAGTGATTCTGTTCCAGGTGTGCTGTGACCACATGGTTTTACTGCAGAACTCTTCCTTCAGCCACAGGATACACAGATTCAAAGTCTTACAGGCTGAGGTTTTAGTCCTCCTCTTCCAAGGTCTCTGCATATTCACCAATTTCTCCTTAGCAGATGACAGTGCTTATCAACACTTCAACACTTTTCtcacaaggaaaaagaaaactttggCACGACCCTTTCACCATATACCTGATGGTTCCAGGCTTGTTACTTTGCCTTTAACATAATTGCAGAAAACAGCACAGTTCTCTCATGTAGAAGCCATTACAGTTGACTCATCTGTATGGGAAATAGAATTGGAGACTTTCCAGCACCAGGGAAACAGTCCCTGAATTCAAGTTTAAGACCAGTCTTGCCATAGAGTAAATTTGATGTAAAGTGCTTTTAGCCAGCTTTCTGGTTCCCCAACAAAACAAACTCAGCAGATGTGAAGTACATTCACGTTTTTATTTTAGAACAATCAAGATTTAAAAGTACCATTTCAGCCAATTTCAAATTGTACAAGcagtttgtccccccccccccatccaaatccacagatagaaaaaaatctaagaaatgtGCAATTTGCATCTTAGAAATAGCAGCATCCCCACAGGGGACCTTGTGAGGCCTGGAGACTCAGCCCAAAATGGTGGCCTGCTCCTTTCCCCTGGGCACAAGCACACACCA
Proteins encoded in this window:
- the PLCG1 gene encoding 1-phosphatidylinositol 4,5-bisphosphate phosphodiesterase gamma-1 isoform X1, with amino-acid sequence MAGAASPCANGCGPGAPSDAEVLHLCRSLEVGTVMTLFYSKKSQRPERKTFQVKLETRQITWSRGADKIEGAIDIREIKEIRPGKTSRDFDRYQEDPAFRPDQSHCFVILYGMEFRLKTLSLQATSEDEVNMWIKGLTWLMEDTLQAATPLQIERWLRKQFYSVDRNREDRISAKDLKNMLSQVNYRVPNMRFLRERLTDLEQRSSDITYGQFAQLYRSLMYSAQKTMDLPFLEASSLRAGERPELCRVSLPEFQQFLLEYQGELWAVDQLQVQEFMLSFLRDPLREIEEPYFFLDEFVTFLFSKENSVWNSQLDTVCPDTMNNPLSHYWISSSHNTYLTGDQFSSESSLEAYARCLRMGCRCIELDCWDGPDGMPVIYHGHTLTTKIKFSDVLHTIKEHAFVASEYPVILSIEDHCSIAQQRNMAQYFKKVLGDTLLTKPVDIVADGLPSPNQLKKKILIKHKKLAEGSAYEEVPTSVMYSENDISNSIKNGILYLEDPVNHEWYPHYFVLTSNKIYYSEETSSDQGNEDEEEPKEASGSTELHSNEKWFHGKLGAGRDGRHIAERLLTEYCIETGAPDGSFLVRESETFVGDYTLSFWRNGKVQHCRIHSRQDAGTPKFFLTDNLVFDSLYDLITHYQQVPLRCNEFEMRLSEPVPQTNAHESKEWYHASLTRAQAEHMLMRVPRDGAFLVRKRNEPNSYAISFRAEGKIKHCRVQQEGQTVMLGNSEFDSLVDLISYYEKHPLYRKMKLRYPINEEALEKIGTAEPDYGALYGGNPGFYVEANPMPTFKCAVKALFDYKAQREDELTFTKSAIIQNVEKQDGGWWRGDYGGKKQLWFPSNYVEEMVSPAALEPEREHLDENSPLGDLLRGVLDVPACQIAIRPEGKNSRLFVFSISMPSVAQWSLDVAADSQEELQDWVKKIREVAQTADARLTEGKMMERRKKIALELSELVVYCRPVPFDEEKIGTERACYRDMSSFPETKAEKYVNKAKGKKFLQYNRLQLSRIYPKGQRLDSSNYDPLPMWICGSQLVALNFQTPDKPMQMNQALFMAGGHCGYVLQPSTMREEAFDPFDKSSLRGLEPCAISIEVLGARHLPKNGRGIVCPFVEIEVAGAEYDSTKQKTEFVVDNGLNPVWPAKPFHFQISNPEFAFLRFVVYEEDMFSDQNFLAQATFPVRGLKTGYRAVPLKNNYSEDLELASLLVKIDIFPAKQENGDFSPFNGASLRERGSDASNQLFHGRVREGSFEARYQQPFEDFHISQEHLSDHFDSRERRAPRRTRVNGDNRL
- the PLCG1 gene encoding 1-phosphatidylinositol 4,5-bisphosphate phosphodiesterase gamma-1 isoform X2, which gives rise to MAGAASPCANGCGPGAPSDAEVLHLCRSLEVGTVMTLFYSKKSQRPERKTFQVKLETRQITWSRGADKIEGAIDIREIKEIRPGKTSRDFDRYQEDPAFRPDQSHCFVILYGMEFRLKTLSLQATSEDEVNMWIKGLTWLMEDTLQAATPLQIERWLRKQFYSVDRNREDRISAKDLKNMLSQVNYRVPNMRFLRERLTDLEQRSSDITYGQFAQLYRSLMYSAQKTMDLPFLEASSLRAGERPELCRVSLPEFQQFLLEYQGELWAVDQLQVQEFMLSFLRDPLREIEEPYFFLDEFVTFLFSKENSVWNSQLDTVCPDTMNNPLSHYWISSSHNTYLTGDQFSSESSLEAYARCLRMGCRCIELDCWDGPDGMPVIYHGHTLTTKIKFSDVLHTIKEHAFVASEYPVILSIEDHCSIAQQRNMAQYFKKVLGDTLLTKPVDIVADGLPSPNQLKKKILIKHKKLAEGSAYEEVPTSVMYSENDISNSIKNGILYLEDPVNHEWYPHYFVLTSNKIYYSEETSSDQGNEDEEEPKEASGSTELHSNEKWFHGKLGAGRDGRHIAERLLTEYCIETGAPDGSFLVRESETFVGDYTLSFWRNGKVQHCRIHSRQDAGTPKFFLTDNLVFDSLYDLITHYQQVPLRCNEFEMRLSEPVPQTNAHESKEWYHASLTRAQAEHMLMRVPRDGAFLVRKRNEPNSYAISFRAEGKIKHCRVQQEGQTVMLGNSEFDSLVDLISYYEKHPLYRKMKLRYPINEEALEKIGTAEPDYGALYGGNPGFYVEANPMPTFKCAVKALFDYKAQREDELTFTKSAIIQNVEKQDGGWWRGDYGGKKQLWFPSNYVEEMVSPAALEPEREHLDENSPLGDLLRGVLDVPACQIAIRPEGKNSRLFVFSISMPSVAQWSLDVAADSQEELQDWVKKIREVAQTADARLTEGKMMERRKKIALELSELVVYCRPVPFDEEKIGTERACYRDMSSFPETKAEKYVNKAKGKKFLQYNRLQLSRIYPKGQRLDSSNYDPLPMWICGSQLVALNFQTPDKPMQMNQALFMAGGHCGYVLQPSTMREEAFDPFDKSSLRGLEPCAISIEVLGARHLPKNGRGIVCPFVEIEVAGAEYDSTKQKTEFVVDNGLNPVWPAKPFHFQISNPEFAFLRFVVYEEDMFSDQNFLAQATFPVRGLKTGYRAVPLKNNYSEDLELASLLVKIDIFPAKENGDFSPFNGASLRERGSDASNQLFHGRVREGSFEARYQQPFEDFHISQEHLSDHFDSRERRAPRRTRVNGDNRL